CCCGCGTATCAAAAAATTGACCGTTTTGCAGAAATTCCTGCCAGTCGGTAGACGGCGTTGCCGAGCCGTACCGAACGACTTCGCCCAATACAATAACCGCCGGATTGGACAATTTCTGCTCCAAAGCCAGTCGAGGCAATTCCTGAGCGGTACCGATGGCAGTTCGTTGTTCGGCTGTTGTACCATTTTGCAAAATGGCTGCGGGTACATCCGCCCGGCCCATCTGTACGCAAAGGTCCGCAATTTCCTGAAGTTTGTTCATGCCCATCAGGACGACAATCGTAGCCGTTGAGCACAGAGCCAGACAGAGGTCGCGGGAGAGCGATCCATCCGTCTTGGTACCCGTAATGACCCAGAAGCTTTCACTCACGCCACGAGCCGTCATGGGAATACCGGCGTTGCCGGGCACGGCCAGGGCCGAAGACAAACCCGGTACGTAATCCGTTTCGATACCAAACGGGCGGGCATAGGCCAGCTCTTCCTGACCCCGTCCAAACACGTACGGATCGCCCCCTTTCAGGCGGACCACATGCCCCGCCGCAAACGCTTTTTCCACGATCAGTTCATTGATCCAGTCCTGCGAATGGCTCTGGCCGGGGCGTTTGCCGACGTAGATTTTCTCCGTTTCAGCCGGACAATGTTCCAGTAAGACGGGATCAATCAGGGCGTCATACAAAACCACGTTGGCATTCTGTAGAGCCTTGACTGCTTTCAGCGTAATTAAATCGGGGTCACCCGGTCCTGCTCCGACAACGGTCAGTTTAGGGTTCGTTTTTCTGCTCATTCGTAGTAATCGCGTCTCAGGCTTTAGCCGCAACCGCTTCTTCGCGGAACGCCTTCGCCCGTTGAAGAAAATCCAGAGCCTCTCCCAGAAAACGCTCGGCGAACTCCGGCGAGGGTTCCTGTTGATTAATCTGTAGTACTCGTTCCGTAAAGGTTTGACCGGCGAACGAGAATTCGCCGCTTTCCACAAATTGCTTGTCAAATTCTTTAATGACCGCATGTTGCGTACTTACGCTAACGCTCTTGTCCAGTAACAGAGCTTTCGCTCCCGAGACAAAAACGCTGTAGCTATAGTAGATCGAATCGGCGTAGCGACCTTCTTTCAAGGCTTGCTCGGCCCAATCGAATTTCTCTTCGGTTTCGAAAAGCAGCGTAGCCACCAGATCGATAATCACGCTGGCACATTCACCTACGCCAATTTCCGTAGCAAAAGATTCGGTTTGACCCCAGTCTACAAAATCGCTGTCAACCACTGTGGAGAGATCCGTCAGCGGTTTCAGAATGCCGTAGAAGTATTTTTCACCCTGACGATCGTAGTAATCATTGAAATACTCGCCGTCATTAGCGTTTTGTTCGTAATCATTCAGAATCCAACGCAGGGCTTGCGGACCACGTTTCGACGGAATCTTAATGACTTTATCAGCTACCCGACCCGAGCCATCGCCCAGCGTTCCACCACCCAGCAGAACCTGTAAAGCGGGCAATACACGTTTATCCGGAGCTTTCATCGAGCTGCCATGTAAACCAATCTGGGCCATGCTGTGCTGACCGCAGGCGTTCATACAGCCCGAGATTTTAATGAGAATGTCATTGTTGAAAATTAGGTCAGGAAATTCCTGCCCAATGACTTTTTCCAGTTCCAGTGAAATGGACGTCGAATCGGAAATGGCCAGGTTGCAGGTATCCGTACCGGGGCAGGCCGTGATGTTGGCCGTACTGTTCGCACCAGGTTGAGCCAACTCGTGAGCCGCCAGAATTTCGTAGACGCGGGGTAAATCTTCCGCTTTTACAAAACGGAACAACAGGCCCTGGTTGATTGATACCCGAACATCGTTGGCAACGTAAGGCTCGATCTGTCCGATCAGGCTACGGCTGGTTTCGGAATGAATATTGCCCAGCGGTACGCGTACGAATACGCCGTAGTAGCCGCTCTGTTTTTGCGGGAATACGTTGGATTTCAACCATTGGTTGTAGACCTCGTCCGTTGCATACGCCAGTGACCCTGTCGGTACTTCCAGTGCAGCTTCTACTGGAGCTTCAATCGTATACGTTTTGGATTTCAGGGCGGTCCATTCTTCCGTAACCAGTCGCTTGAACTCATCGAAACCGATTTTAGCAATCAGGAATTTCAAACGAGCCTTATGACGGCTGTTGCGTTCGCCGTGACGATCGAAAATGCGTAAAACCGCTTCCACCGTCGGAATAAGCTGATCGACGGGTAAAAATTCGTGGTACAGGTGAGCCAATGCCGGTTGGGCACCTAGGCCGCCCCCCACCAGTACTTTAAAACCCCGCTGCCCATCCTTGATTTTAGGAACAAAGCCTAAATCGTGCATATAGGACAGGGCCGTATCGGCGTCGGAGCTGGAGAAGGAAATCTTGAATTTCCGGCCCATCTCCTGACAAATCGGATTTCGAAGGAAATAACGGAAAGTAGCATCCGCGTAAGGCGTGACGTCGAAGGGCTCCTGCGGATCAATACCCGCCGTTGGTGAGGCCGTTACGTTCCGTACGGTATTTCCGCAGGCTTCGCGAAGGGTAATGTCATCCTGTTCGAGTTTGGCCCAGAGTTCGGGCGTACGATCCAGGCTAACGAAGTGAATCTGAATATCTTGACGCGTTGTTAGGTGCAGATTTCCCGTGGAATATTCG
This portion of the Siphonobacter curvatus genome encodes:
- a CDS encoding HEPN domain-containing protein, encoding MQSFRTELENPLVEKDIVDLERKIRLFREGKIHEEKFRSLRLARGVYGQRQQGVQMVRIKLPYGKMTFNQWKRIADISDEYSTGNLHLTTRQDIQIHFVSLDRTPELWAKLEQDDITLREACGNTVRNVTASPTAGIDPQEPFDVTPYADATFRYFLRNPICQEMGRKFKISFSSSDADTALSYMHDLGFVPKIKDGQRGFKVLVGGGLGAQPALAHLYHEFLPVDQLIPTVEAVLRIFDRHGERNSRHKARLKFLIAKIGFDEFKRLVTEEWTALKSKTYTIEAPVEAALEVPTGSLAYATDEVYNQWLKSNVFPQKQSGYYGVFVRVPLGNIHSETSRSLIGQIEPYVANDVRVSINQGLLFRFVKAEDLPRVYEILAAHELAQPGANSTANITACPGTDTCNLAISDSTSISLELEKVIGQEFPDLIFNNDILIKISGCMNACGQHSMAQIGLHGSSMKAPDKRVLPALQVLLGGGTLGDGSGRVADKVIKIPSKRGPQALRWILNDYEQNANDGEYFNDYYDRQGEKYFYGILKPLTDLSTVVDSDFVDWGQTESFATEIGVGECASVIIDLVATLLFETEEKFDWAEQALKEGRYADSIYYSYSVFVSGAKALLLDKSVSVSTQHAVIKEFDKQFVESGEFSFAGQTFTERVLQINQQEPSPEFAERFLGEALDFLQRAKAFREEAVAAKA
- the cobA gene encoding uroporphyrinogen-III C-methyltransferase; the protein is MSRKTNPKLTVVGAGPGDPDLITLKAVKALQNANVVLYDALIDPVLLEHCPAETEKIYVGKRPGQSHSQDWINELIVEKAFAAGHVVRLKGGDPYVFGRGQEELAYARPFGIETDYVPGLSSALAVPGNAGIPMTARGVSESFWVITGTKTDGSLSRDLCLALCSTATIVVLMGMNKLQEIADLCVQMGRADVPAAILQNGTTAEQRTAIGTAQELPRLALEQKLSNPAVIVLGEVVRYGSATPSTDWQEFLQNGQFFDTRG